Below is a genomic region from Rana temporaria chromosome 3, aRanTem1.1, whole genome shotgun sequence.
ATAgtctgttatttatttttctctccatGATAATTGGAACTAGAATTAAGATAATCACCTGACAATTTGTGTAGCAGCTGGGGTAAGGATGGTCATATTAACACAAGACAAATCCTCAAGGAAATGCCTTttgaaataaaaagggaaatcTTGCATTGAGAACCAGGCATTAAAAAATCAGACATGACATCAGACTGTTGAGATCCCATCATACCTCGGAGCAGCTCAGAGCAACTCAAAGTAAGTCTAATTCAATGCTGTTCCACTTTTTAAGTGGATCTAGCCGAAAACATGCATAAAACACAGGGCGACTAACTACTGTGAATGCAAATATTGAagtgtaccaacgtcccgataatATGGAAATGGAAATTAGTCTGGACTACTAGAATGGACTTTGGACGGTACAAGTaatgaatgtaaaaaatctataaatattttttcataaaaaaagtacataaaagAGAATATACAAAATGTTGTGAAAACAGTACAATATCAGCATATTAACTCAGTACATATTATAAGGGATATTACAAAAAAGCTTATACTTATGCAAACATACTCATGACATGAGATCATATAAGGCAGAAGGgtgtatgtaaacttttaatccTTGAAACTGAGTTTGGTATGTGGAATGGTAAgtcttgcttttactctcgacatgtttcacGTACAGGacacttcatcaggagcatagaggtAGGTTAAACAGGTCTCTGCACAGGTTTGTGGAGCAGACCGCTAATGGTAaagtatagtatatacagtattgttGCCTAAACAGCCTTTAGGGCATATATTAGGTCCTTTAAAACACCATTGTATATGACGGTAAAAAACTTTGGCTGAAGCACGTTTGATTGAAGGGTAGTGGAGGATAGGCAACCGGTTATCCCATCTAAGGTCCCTAAACGTGTCCCTGGTACTGATGTATCTCCAAATATTGAGTTGGTTGGGTATCAAAGGGGAAGAGATGGTAGGGTAGAGGATGGTAACCCCAGCACAGCATAGAAGATAATCCTGTGACTGGTGAAATATTTATCTTGATGTCCAGGGAGCAGGCATTCAGCCGGGACCAATAGGGAGCATGGAGGGGATATTGTGTCCGTGTTGCGCTCACACGTGCTGCTGCACTTTACTATTAGCGGTCTGCTCCACAAACCTGTGCGGAGACCTGTTTAACCTacctctatgctcctgatgaagcgtcctgtacgcGAAACATGAGAGTAAAAGCAAGACTTACCATTCCGCATACCAAACTCAGTTTCAAggattaaaagtttacatacacCCTTCTGCGTTATATGATCTCATGAGTATATTTGCATAAGTATAGGCTTTTTTGTAATATTCCTTATAATATGTACTGAGTTAATATGCTGATATTGTACTGTTTTCACAAAATTTTGTATATTCTCtttcatatacttttttttatgaataaatatttatCGATTTTTTACATTCATTACTTGTACCGTCCAAAGTCCATTCTAGTAGTCCAGACTAATTTCCATTTCCAATGCTGTTCCTCTACCATCTTTAGAAGTACACATGACCATTAGATCCTTCAGCTTCTGTTAATGCAAAaacacatttacatagtaatgcaATTTTGTAAAATACTTGAAATAAATTTGAAGCAAAATCAGTTTAGTAGGAAAGGACCAAGAGGGACATTTCAGTCTTACTGTCTTTGATAAATCATCAGTAGAAGATAAGCATGTCAAATACTTACAACCCTGAAAGCTTAATAGCATAATGTAAGGGGCAGCGTCATGGTTAAAAGTCtaatgtcttgtacacacgattggttttcccgtCGGCAAAAAGTCCACCGGCaaaaccaaggggaaagccgagaatctgctttttcccctacacacggtcggttttcctggcaggaaaactggcatgagagctttggccgggaatcacggccgtgtgtatgctcatcATAGTGTTTCCCAAAGGAAAACTACCAGGAAAAAGACTGCTGGGAATCcgggcggcaaaaaaaaaacgtgttctcatttttcccgccgagattcccggcggttttcctgtcgggaaaactgccatggagcatacacacggacagttttcctggccaaaagctgtcatggcagttttccctgacgggaaaactgtttgtgtgtacgaggcataacagttgTGCCATGCACCTTCATATTTTGGGTTTACCTTCTACCAGtagctttatttgtaaaaaaactaaCCCAAGGTTTCCACcatactctaatgccgcatacacacgatcggaaattccgacaagaaaaccatggatttttttccgactgaattttggctcaaacttgtgttgcatacacacggtcacacacaattccgactgtcaagaacctggtgacgtacaacactacaacgagctgagaaaaatgaagtccaatgattctgagcatgtgtcaaatcgattcagagcatgcgtgttttttttttttgcgtgtcggaattgcacaCAGACGTTTGGaacttccgacaagaacttttcccgtctgaaaatttgagaaccagctctcaaatttttgctgtcggagattcctacagaaaaagtccaatggggcctacacacggtccgaatttccgacaacgagctcccatcaaacttttcttgtcggaaattccaactgcgtgtacgcggcataagactatttGGTGGGACAACGATTAACCTACTGGTATCTCTTTGGGGGTTTTCTCCATAGAGGTAGGACAATCGGTGTCTCACTAAAGGGACATAATTGCAGTGGGGACCTTGGGCAACAATGATTGATGAGAATAGttctatatactatatactgtaaGTCTTCTCCTCACAGACTTGAGCTTGTAAATACTGGACTGAACAGATCCATGTGCAGAATGTATCAACATACTGTAATtcaggacagctttgttaaaTACCCCACAGTTCCCTTTCACTTTTAATTAAAAGTGTTCATTATGAATTTTGTCAAGATAAATACATCTACCATTCTATGTAATGCTAACACTATTATTGCATTCCATAGGCAACATCACAGAATAAAGCCAAAAATGCTTGTAGGTAGGTTACATTGAGTACACTTTTCCCTTTagggcaggaagtgtgttactggcaggatcagcaggtcaaaatagaaaaaaaaaaaaagacttaaaaaataaataaataaatgcagtcaGCACACCAAGGGACTGGTAATCTTCAATACACAGATTGGAGCTAAAAATGCTCATAGGTATGGTGCAGTGGGTAAACTTTTCCCCttaggacagaaagtgtgttactggctggtCAAAATAGACGAAAAAGAACCTTacaaatttcaaaaaaaatttggtCACCACATCTAGGGACTGGTAATCTTCAATACATTCTATTTATGCACTTGGGTTTAGAAACATTTTACATTATCTACAGTATAGGGtgaaacaaacaaaacatcatTATATCTTTAttggtttttttttaccttgtccTTGGCCTTATTCAAGCTTACACTAGTTATTGTGTATCTAAActcaaatacaaaaatgtaatatatgacATCTTACAGACTGTGCCAATGGGCTTTTGAATTGTGTTGATGGCATTGGTTTGACATCAATTTAGGACACTTCTGAGAGCATTCAAAATCTCTTGACATATGCATTTACCTGCAGATGATCTTATCCTGACCTACATTTGACCTAAGTCAAGCAAAGTAAAGTCCATTGACAAAAACCTATAGTCATGCCAAAAATTTCATagcttgattatatatatatatatatggaggatttGGTACTTTCTGCACAAAATAAGAAAGATCGTTACGACCAAATATGGAGGAGCTGGAATCTCTTTATGTATACGGAGGAGGGTAAGAGATTACTAGAAGGGACAGCTGAAAAATAACTCTGTTAATACGAAGGGAGGTATAACTTGGTTTATGAGGAATCAGAGAAATTAAATCCCTccatcttcccctttttttttctggcagaggGTGGCATTGGGTAggaaatggaaaataaataaataagaggaAAATAATAAGAAGTCATTAATTAACACCCCTTCAGTCCAAAGGTACATGATATTATTGGAAAGTGAAAcataagagtaaaaaaaatgtttatgataAATGGTTAAGATGACAGAATTGTCCTAGAATAGAATGAAGACTAGAGGTAAATGGATCATTTTTCTTGGTTTGTCTTTTCTGTAGATGATAGTTATGATAAAATGTCTGTTGATAAATTTGGAAATTGAACCCCAAAATATGTGTTATGTATTAAAACTGAATTTAAAGACTatataaagaagaaaaataaaggatacattatatatatatatatatatatatatatatatatatatatatatatatatatatatatatatatatatatatatatatatatatatatattgtatataccgtatttatcttcctatagcgTGCACCGGCGTATAGCATGCACCCATACTCTAGgaggaaaattcctgaaaaaaaaagaattacttacagtttgtcggtgtcttgcccggcatccatcgccagccttgtccggtccggtgtctgtctgcggcctcggtggtgtcctccccacttctcccgcgctgtcccTGAGctctcctgcgctgtctctgagcgccgccgccgacatatactgagcgcagtacactcaggtacatgTACTCAGGCTATGCTCGGCCACGCTcgtctcctctcgcataaaggctaggaggcggcacagggcgtgactgcGAGCGTTGCCGAGCGCGGCTGAGCATAGCCGagtgtacccaagtgtactgcgcacggtatatgtcggcggcggcgctcagagacagcggatcGGCGTATTACGCGCAcctacgattttcccctgattttaaggggaacaaaagtgtgcgttatacgccgataaatacggtatgtattaaACCCTAGAcacgtgcattcgttttcatccgaatgcattttcgtccgaatctCTGAGATTTTCGCATTCGTTTTAACAGcatccaaaatccgaaagatccgacataaaaaatgctttgttttccttttgttgcgacaacaattcaatatagatagaagattcgacatgacagtgacaatagcaatcagtgtctatcgaacctgcggttgaatgtgcctaatctgaggaaagattcgaccttatagagacatgaagattcaacgaagcaggtaaaaacatacgatcgccacaagcggacatttatggtcaaatgccctgcccataggctatagaagaattccaatgttggttgactagtaataatagtgaatgaatataattattactagtgtcatacagcattagaattctactatagcttgtgggcggagcattcggaaatgtacgattgcggcatcgtacagtttagctgctttgtcgaatcttcttagaacattcgtcaGACACcacaagccttcaatgacagattcgaccttaattaattcggatttttgagcgaatgcattttttaatgaaacaaaataaataaaaatgcatttcagaagtaactaaataattgtatttttcagacgaaaacaaaattccaaaacaaaatatttcagtgtgcacatgtctattaaaccATGGGATTCAGATGTCTGGAGCATGTTTTATtcattataatacatttttttcaccttcacagcaatataaaaaaaaaaaaaaaaatcttgtatcCCCTTGGGAGCAAGGGAAGCTGTCCAGTGTATGTGCAAAGTCATTTAATCCATAGATCCATACACTGGGCTATCGATTCTACCCTTGTGACATTGGTGCTTGATGATAGGCCCTGAACTTTCACAGGAACTGAGTTACAAGTCCCCCATAGCTGGAAGTATAAAGTATTTTAGATGAGCATGTGAAGATGGGGGGTTGAGGATGGAATAAattaagcctgtttttttttttttgtgttttttttttttgcactgcattGGCAAAGCATTAGCCACTGTTTACTTTTCCATAGGGCGCCtaatacatattattatttttttttattcaacccagcgggctgaacaaaaaaatccTTACAGATCGCCGTATGAACACAAGCGATGCTAGTGCAGCAATCTCCCTCCCCTGAGattgtgtattctgacaggggaacTGCCCCCTGCTGCCAGATCACAGCTAATGGCTGCAATAGCTGATCAGATGCTCGTTTAGTAGAAGCTGATTGTGAGgtcagcttctgtcggacagggagctgtacacatgggccaaaagtCAGCCGGTTCCTGCCAATCCAACTGTTTTTTGCTGACTTTCAGTCCATGTGTACCCAGCCTTGCATTTCTAATATATCGGAAACAACGTGCCAAACTCAGAAAACTCTTTTCTCACCCCTTCCGTATTTTGCGACCTGAATGTCCCTCTATCCATCCTATACGCAATATTCGCCTCCAGTGTGTCCTGTTGTTGCTTGCAAGATCACCTCTCACTATTATGGAATAGTAGGAGTCAAAATTAGAGTCACTGAAAGCTGTCATCGGAAGTTCCCCAGGATCAGGCAAAAAGGTTGTATGACTAGCACTTTTTTAAGTCTAGAAACAGTTCCTTACAGACATATAAAATCTTTGCTTATATTTTAAATTAGCCAattaccgatgaaaacggcctgaagtccagattcatcggtccaaaccgaccgtgtatagggcccatcggtctgttgtccttcggccaaaaatgatagaacttgctttaaaatcaacccAATGGCCCGCTGactgataggtccaaaccgatggttagtacacaaaagcattggttcaaaacccacgcatgctcagaatcaagtcgacgcatgcttggaagcattgaacttcgtttttttcagcacgtcgtgtgttttacgtcaccgcgttctgacccgatcagtttttgtaacgatggtgtgtacgcacatcagaccatcagtctgcttcagcggtgaaccgatgaaaacggtccgtcgggaccattctcatcggatggatcgactgtgtgtacgcgaccTGATTCATTATAGTTAGCTGGTTCACTCTTCATGTACTAATGAGAAAAGCTAAAGTGtttgcatccctttagaagtgtttaacttttaagcctcgtacacacgcttagaTTTTCGGACGATCGAACGTCCgtttttttgtggcatgctagtctcatgtcgaaagtgaagaggttactcacaataTGAAAATTTCCGTACAAAAgcgtcagaagtgacgtaatgcgttgaatagttttgtatgtattctttagtttctgagcatgcatagtccTGCTCTTACGATTTTTTCCATACTAAAACCGTATCAATGAAATGAAAATCGAATGTTAAGTTCACAtccaacaaaaatgttatagtctgcacatccagcttttgcctGAAGAAAGAGCTAAATTGGCTGTCAAAAGCACCGTACTAAGGATCCGAAAATCATGTAACAGGCGCTCTCCGTCTGTTACctgtaatgcgttccacgctggaacgcattacggcgaccgcgcaatgacgtcatcgccaggcgccgcgtgcgttccaccatGGAACGTGGAAGTGCGCTGTGTATCACTGCTGATTGTAAGGCACCTGCCTCTCACCTATAAAGATAGCGGTGTGCAGATAgcacactgttctattattgtcggccgtagctggCTAGGCTACCAAGCTACAGGTACCACCTGTCCCTATGCTGAAGAGCTTGTCATACTGGATCGATGCTACCCTCTGTACTGGCATTACTGGGGATCCCCTAAAATATCCCCCACTAGCAGACCCTGCACTACAGAATCCCTAGGCTGCTGCAATACCTGCTTACTGGAGAACACTGATGCTCTACAAACTGATAAGTACCATTGTTTTGTAACATTGTTACTCTAGAAATACCTGGATCATATACACCTtatctaagtactgtatttgaagCTACCTTTATGTTATACTACCGCACTGCTTGGGATTACTTACTGTGTCTTCAGCTGACTGCTGTGcagtatcttaaagggacatacatacttaaattacctgagctatatttgcctcttctATGCAttcagaagtgcattggaatcttcatgTGTATTGTATACTTTTAAACGCTAtggttggtcgcatgttgtaatacgtccagCCTTAATAGCTCAATAaattcctttatgtgagagagagatgatgtaaagaacccccaaactcctgtgtgttgattggagtgacgcctggggtccaatactgaattctcacataaggaAGTGCATTCAAATCCTTGCTAtccacagttgtggttcactcccgttcgccAGTGACGTTACAAAACTGCAGACAGCTCGTCGTGCAAATTTTTCCATCTGAgtttcgtatcgtgtgtacaggcctttagggAGAATCTCACCCAATCTAAAAATGCTATTGCAAAGGATGCCTAAAGTTTGTCTTATACCTTTGTGCAGACAAtcaatgagccaatcacacatgtaggaaacTACATTTCGTGGGTAGTTCTGTAGACCAACACAATGCCTCCAGGTTGTCACATgacattgaattttacagaacaaTACaggggctgcagattgaaaaggaaaggtagttTTTAATAAGGTTAAATTATAATGTGGCTTGTGTagaaattgtatatgctatattaatttttctttttatttgctattttttattttattttttcaaaaagcaCAGTTACCCTTTATCTCCACTTCATATGATTTTATAAATGGCTTTCATGATACtaaactctctttttttttttttgcagaaagatGACCATTTTTATGTTCTTGTGTTGACTCTTTCCTGAAGACATGTGTGAAGACAACCAAACTGAAGTAGCTGAGTTTTTGCTTCTTGGATTTCAAAACCTCCATACATTTAAAATTATTCTCTTCATTGTGTTTTTCTTCTCCTATGTGGTGACATTAAATGGAAACCTCATCATCATTGTTTTAATTTCGATTAGTGACAATCTTAAAATCCCAATGTTCTACTTCCTCAAACACTTGGCAATAGCTGACCTCATGATAACCACCACCATAGTCCCAATGATGTTAGAAATTATACTAAAGGGTGGAATTACAATTTCTGTTACCGCCTGCATTATCCAGCTGCATTTCTTCGGTATTTTTGGAATtgtgcaatgtttttttattgcaattatgTCCTATGATCGATATTTGGCCATATGTAACCCAATGCATTATCATTCAATCATGAAACCCCAAATGTGTCTTCAAATGGTTGTTGGGTCTTGGTTGTTCGTTATCTTTGAGTCGGGTGAATTAGCTTTGGTGTATCAGCTACATTTTTGCGGTGGGAAGAACATTGACCACTTCTTCTGTGATTCTTCTCCAGTGATAGACCTCTCTACATCAGATAGTTCCCTTTTCGTATTAATTGATCTTTGCCTTTCAATTTTAGTTATTTTTGTTCCTTTTGGCGTTATTATTGTGACCTATGTATTCATCTCCTTCGCTATATTACAACTTTCTTCAACCAGTGGAAGACGGAAAGCCTTTTCCACATGTAGCTCGCACCTGGTCACTGTGTGCACATATTATGGGAGCTTGATGGCTGTCTATTTGATACCAACTGATAAAAGATCACCTAATACAAACAAATTGATGTCTCTTTTCTACATTGTGACAACTCCACTGTTGAATCCTATTATCTACAGCCTGAGAAACCACGAGATCAGAAAAAGCCTTAAAGACATTTTTAGAAAATTTAAAACACTTCATTTATGCTGAAATTAGTGGACTGCAACAAggatttaggcctcattcacacggatggaccgttcgggtccgcctgtcagttttgacagtggacctgaacggccgatccatgcatccctatggagtgtcggatgtcagcgatccgctccgctaaaaacagacgtatgggggcacgtccccatccatccatggcggatgggatcgggtaagatctgatgaaaacggacatgctgtccgttttcatcagatcgctccataggagacagcggtgcccgacaagcccctccccgctcagtgagcagagaggagcttgtcatccgtcggctcagcggagatctgtggactgagctggcgggagcaagCGGACTCCGTAGCAACAAAGTctgcctcgtgtgaatgaggccttaaagtccTTGTTAGGAGTCTAGTTTTAGAATTTTTGACTTTATCTTTTCCTTATTAttatttaagcaccaaaataagTTAAAACTGAACAATGTGTGATTTTAGGCTGGATTACCAAGCATTTATGAACAAGGGCTAAATTTAACGTGTATCCCTTCAGGGTGAAACTGAGGATACACTGGTACCAGTGTGCCACCGTCCCGATATTGTATGAATTCTGGCTAAGGGCTAATAATTTgtggactttgaaggcacacgataAGTATGATAAGAAACtagataatttattttataaaaatgtcataaaaaaacagttacaaatataaaatcaaagaaattaaccctttcatgccttagcctatttctgacatttgatgtttacaagttcaaatcaatattttttgctagaaaattacttagaacccccaaacattatatatatatatatatatatatatatatatatatatatatatatatatatatatatatatatatatatatatatatatatatatatatatatatatatatatatatagcagagaatctagagaataaaatggcgattgttgcaatattttatgtcacacagtatttgtgcggctgtgttttaaacgcaatttttggggaaaagttaattttcatgaattaaaaaaaaatgaaaaagtaaagttagcccaatttttttgcataatgtgaaagatgatgttgcgccgagtaaatagataccaagcatgtcacgttttataattgcacgcactcgtggaatggcgacaaactacggtacctaaaaatctccataggcaaccctTTAAACTTGTTTtacagttaccaggttagagttacagaggaggtctagtgctagaattattgctctcgctctgacgatatctcacatgtgtgatttgaacaccgttttcatatgcggacgtgACTTCcgtatgtgttttctttgttgcgcaagcttGGGGGgggtgatttaaaaaaatgtttttttcttatttattttatttatttttataatattaaattgtggttttttttttttttacattttgatcacttttattgctgtcacaaggaatgtaaacatcccttgtgacagtaataggtggtgacaggtactctttatggagggatcgggggtctaaaagacccctgatccctcctttgcacttcaaagtattcagatcgctgaaaacagcaattctgaatactgtgtacttttttaaatccggcgccattggcagccgagaaacccggaagtaacgtcatgacgtcgcttccgtgttaacattgcggagactgaatcaaagccgtttacggcttagtttcaGTCTGCGCCTGGACACAGGAGGTGCCGGATGGAGGATCGtttctcccggtgggacgggaggcccggtcagagcggtgagaggcggtgggaggggggggatgttttTAACCGCATCAGTTGTTAtgtctggatagccaatcgccggctctaaacaacggtaccaggatgatgcctgcagctgcaggcatcatcccggtataacacccgaaagccgaggacgcatatatgcgtacgctcgacGCAAAAGGGTTAAATCAATAACTGGTCCACACAGGTTATCACAATCAAAATACAATTCTATCATA
It encodes:
- the LOC120930968 gene encoding olfactory receptor 10A7-like; protein product: MCEDNQTEVAEFLLLGFQNLHTFKIILFIVFFFSYVVTLNGNLIIIVLISISDNLKIPMFYFLKHLAIADLMITTTIVPMMLEIILKGGITISVTACIIQLHFFGIFGIVQCFFIAIMSYDRYLAICNPMHYHSIMKPQMCLQMVVGSWLFVIFESGELALVYQLHFCGGKNIDHFFCDSSPVIDLSTSDSSLFVLIDLCLSILVIFVPFGVIIVTYVFISFAILQLSSTSGRRKAFSTCSSHLVTVCTYYGSLMAVYLIPTDKRSPNTNKLMSLFYIVTTPLLNPIIYSLRNHEIRKSLKDIFRKFKTLHLC